In Marinobacter salsuginis, one DNA window encodes the following:
- a CDS encoding serine/threonine-protein kinase, whose amino-acid sequence MNAILSFIPRLFSLRAVILVLAVVFALMGDQLALVGWADRALFSILGVPDGSDPSTIVPQEAFGPAMADRGLSEPLWSDMAVTAGLAIAALYLVLAIPVMGAAVSLPVTLLLGGSLVVIQAALMFYHNAWVPFGVVLTLLVVGYVVMLFWLQPRKHIRALTDNVRDARLKLAKVFLQQGHTDEALEALDRCPDCESEIELRYDVAIQQERKRQYDKAVSTYRSIQERKKGFRDTAARLSALEKLAPDNSLVQGGSFDNTRTLLMPEPSVSRPTLGRYEIEREIGRGAMGVVYLGKDPKIARTVAIKTLSYQAFDDGQLQDLKERFFREAEAAGRLSHPAIVTVYDVGEEADLAYIAMDYAKGRPLSEFGRSGRLLPLPRVLDIVARVADALAYAHSQKIVHRDIKPGNIIFNPDSGDIKITDFGIAKISDDSRTRTGAVMGSPLYMSPEQLKGQKVTGASDIYSLGVTLYKLVSGETPYQGDTLANLTYQILNKRPRSVREFNPDLPNGVVRLINKAIQREPDKRFASAATMAEAVRRLAVREAGQEVS is encoded by the coding sequence GTGAACGCCATACTCTCTTTCATACCGCGCCTGTTCAGTTTGCGGGCCGTTATTCTCGTTCTGGCTGTTGTGTTTGCCCTGATGGGGGACCAGCTTGCTCTCGTTGGCTGGGCCGACCGCGCACTGTTCAGCATTCTCGGCGTGCCAGACGGCTCTGACCCGTCCACGATTGTCCCGCAGGAGGCATTCGGGCCGGCCATGGCTGATCGGGGCCTTTCGGAACCACTCTGGTCCGACATGGCAGTGACCGCAGGGCTGGCAATTGCGGCCCTGTATCTGGTGCTTGCTATCCCGGTGATGGGCGCAGCCGTTTCCCTGCCTGTCACGCTTTTGCTTGGCGGCTCGCTCGTGGTGATCCAGGCCGCGTTGATGTTCTACCACAACGCCTGGGTTCCGTTTGGCGTTGTGCTCACTTTGCTGGTGGTTGGTTATGTGGTGATGCTGTTCTGGCTGCAGCCACGGAAACACATCCGTGCACTGACAGACAATGTGCGCGATGCGCGGCTGAAGCTGGCCAAGGTGTTTCTGCAGCAAGGCCATACAGACGAGGCCCTTGAAGCGCTGGATCGCTGCCCCGACTGTGAGAGCGAGATCGAGCTGCGCTACGATGTCGCCATCCAGCAAGAGCGCAAACGCCAGTACGACAAGGCGGTCAGCACCTACCGCAGTATTCAGGAACGAAAAAAAGGTTTTCGGGACACCGCCGCGAGGCTGTCGGCACTGGAGAAGCTCGCACCGGATAACTCGTTGGTGCAGGGAGGGAGTTTCGACAACACCCGCACCCTGTTGATGCCGGAACCGTCAGTGAGTCGCCCGACCCTGGGGCGCTATGAAATCGAGCGGGAGATTGGTCGTGGTGCCATGGGTGTGGTCTATCTGGGCAAGGATCCGAAGATTGCCCGAACCGTTGCTATCAAGACCCTCAGCTACCAGGCGTTTGATGATGGCCAGCTGCAGGATCTCAAGGAGCGATTCTTCCGGGAAGCGGAAGCCGCTGGCCGCCTGAGCCACCCGGCTATCGTTACCGTGTATGACGTGGGAGAGGAGGCCGACCTCGCCTACATCGCCATGGACTATGCGAAAGGGCGGCCGCTCAGTGAATTCGGCAGATCCGGCCGGTTACTGCCCCTGCCCAGGGTGCTGGATATCGTTGCCCGAGTGGCAGACGCATTGGCCTACGCCCACAGCCAGAAAATCGTCCACCGCGACATCAAGCCCGGAAATATTATCTTCAATCCCGACTCTGGCGATATCAAGATCACCGATTTCGGCATTGCCAAGATTTCCGATGACTCCCGAACGCGAACCGGGGCGGTCATGGGCAGCCCGCTGTATATGTCGCCGGAACAGTTGAAGGGCCAGAAGGTCACCGGAGCCTCTGATATCTATAGTCTGGGCGTGACCCTTTACAAGCTGGTGAGCGGCGAAACGCCCTATCAGGGCGACACCCTGGCCAACCTGACCTACCAGATTCTCAACAAGCGCCCGCGCAGCGTCCGCGAGTTCAACCCGGACCTGCCAAACGGCGTGGTCCGTCTGATCAACAAGGCCATCCAGCGTGAGCCGGACAAGCGCTTCGCCAGCGCAGCAACCATGGCAGAGGCTGTGCGTCGTCTGGCCGTTCGCGAAGCTGGCCAGGAGGTGTCCTGA
- a CDS encoding CobW family GTP-binding protein, translating to MAQPIPTSLILGFLGVGKTTAILDLLKNKPENEVWAVLVNEFGEVGIDGAMLQTEGAFIKEIPGGCMCCVAGLPMQIGLNQLIHKAKPDRLLIEPTGLGHPSQILDTLTSEHYQDVLSMGPVICLVNPRRLEEPKVLGNVQFRDQVAAADILVANKTDLCTPEQLAHFDNWAAQLEPAKRAIHHTRFGQLAPGWLDGQSDALPVTNPDAHHHHHHKNSAPAPAIDDEPWQQMTNQGQGHFSVGWRIHPELILDENALLVMAMDSAFVRFKAVVHTVDGWRAINVVDGALTVIQGEPQAYSRAEIIASDQIDARELDARMRAAAGLDPR from the coding sequence ATGGCTCAACCTATTCCCACCAGTCTGATACTTGGTTTTCTCGGTGTCGGTAAAACCACCGCCATTCTGGATTTGCTGAAAAACAAACCGGAAAACGAGGTCTGGGCCGTTCTGGTCAACGAATTCGGCGAGGTGGGCATTGATGGCGCCATGCTGCAAACCGAGGGCGCCTTCATCAAGGAAATACCCGGTGGCTGCATGTGCTGCGTGGCCGGCCTGCCGATGCAGATCGGGCTCAACCAGCTGATCCACAAGGCCAAGCCGGATCGGCTGCTGATTGAGCCCACCGGGTTAGGGCACCCCTCCCAGATTCTGGATACCCTGACCAGCGAACACTACCAGGATGTGCTGTCGATGGGGCCGGTGATCTGCCTTGTGAACCCTCGCAGGCTCGAGGAGCCGAAAGTGCTGGGCAATGTCCAGTTCCGGGATCAGGTGGCTGCGGCAGATATTCTTGTCGCCAACAAGACTGATCTTTGCACTCCCGAACAACTGGCCCATTTCGATAACTGGGCGGCTCAGCTGGAGCCGGCCAAGCGGGCGATTCACCACACACGGTTCGGACAGCTTGCGCCGGGATGGCTGGACGGCCAGTCCGATGCCCTGCCAGTGACCAATCCGGACGCTCACCATCACCACCATCACAAGAACTCAGCGCCGGCCCCCGCTATTGATGACGAACCCTGGCAGCAGATGACCAATCAGGGGCAGGGGCACTTCAGTGTTGGCTGGCGGATTCATCCGGAACTGATCCTGGACGAGAACGCATTGCTGGTGATGGCCATGGACTCGGCGTTTGTGCGCTTCAAGGCGGTCGTTCACACAGTCGATGGCTGGCGGGCTATCAATGTTGTGGATGGTGCTCTGACCGTTATTCAGGGTGAACCGCAGGCCTATAGCCGGGCGGAAATAATCGCGTCTGATCAGATTGATGCCCGGGAACTTGATGCCCGCATGCGGGCGGCCGCAGGTCTGGATCCGAGGTGA
- the rluF gene encoding 23S rRNA pseudouridine(2604) synthase RluF: MTSGNSTRLNKYISESGMCSRREADRYIEQGNVYINGKRATVGDQVLPGDTVKVNGQVIEPRAEEDLVFIALNKPVGIVSTTDSAEKHNIQRFVGHSERIFPIGRLDKDSQGLIFMTSNGDLVNKILRAGNNHEKEYLVTVDKPVTREFVEGMANGVPILGTMTKKCKVSRESRFVFRIILVQGLNRQIRRMCEYFGYEVTKLERIRIMNVSLKGLAVGQWRDLTEKELAGLFDAIRDSSSEAPPNSGKPAKKKPGAKTKPQTNRKLGSSSAPGKPGVARRPGPKGKPTPGKRPTSGKRPKGGKPRQKSVKR; this comes from the coding sequence ATGACCTCTGGCAATTCCACCCGGCTCAACAAATACATCAGCGAAAGCGGTATGTGCTCCCGCCGGGAGGCTGACCGATACATCGAGCAAGGCAATGTTTACATCAACGGCAAACGGGCGACCGTCGGCGACCAGGTGCTTCCGGGTGACACGGTCAAGGTGAACGGCCAGGTGATCGAGCCACGGGCTGAAGAAGATCTCGTGTTCATTGCACTGAACAAACCGGTAGGGATTGTCAGTACCACGGACAGCGCGGAGAAACACAATATCCAGCGCTTTGTGGGTCACAGCGAACGCATCTTCCCGATCGGACGCCTGGACAAGGACTCCCAGGGCCTGATCTTCATGACCAGCAACGGCGACCTGGTCAACAAGATCCTGCGGGCGGGCAACAACCACGAAAAGGAATACCTGGTTACCGTCGACAAGCCCGTCACCCGGGAATTCGTGGAGGGTATGGCCAATGGTGTGCCGATCCTCGGAACCATGACGAAAAAGTGCAAGGTGTCGCGGGAGTCACGATTTGTCTTCCGGATCATCCTGGTTCAGGGCCTTAACCGCCAGATTCGCCGGATGTGTGAGTATTTTGGTTACGAGGTTACCAAACTCGAACGTATCCGGATCATGAACGTCAGTCTGAAAGGGCTCGCGGTGGGCCAATGGCGGGACCTGACCGAGAAAGAACTGGCCGGGCTGTTCGATGCCATACGGGATTCGTCGTCAGAGGCGCCGCCCAACTCTGGCAAGCCTGCAAAAAAGAAGCCCGGGGCGAAGACCAAACCACAGACCAATCGAAAGCTTGGATCTTCATCAGCACCGGGCAAGCCCGGCGTTGCTCGGCGACCAGGCCCTAAAGGAAAACCCACGCCTGGCAAAAGACCCACCTCCGGTAAACGGCCCAAAGGCGGCAAACCAAGGCAGAAGAGCGTTAAACGGTAA
- a CDS encoding PA2778 family cysteine peptidase gives MTVLFSRLKAISGGLTVFLTVSLLAGCASTPEWPSPKDDQLSRPDRVTLDDVPFYPQEKYQCGPASLAMMLNSQGLHTDPDILKELVYIPGREGSLQVEMVAAARAHGMLVYPLDGELESLLVEIDSGNPVLVMQNLRFDWWPQWHFAVVMGYDSEERDLILHTDTRKREAIDLEVFSNTWGRADNWAVTILPPDRVPATAKPLRFLQSAHDLETTGRTTAAGIAYETAEITWPDQPTATMARGNLAWKLGRRDEARGHFLRAATRFPEFAEGWNNLAFALQESGCSGTAKQAARCAASLAPDRFGQSELLSHDDAKSAEHCPALPECSQKRP, from the coding sequence GTGACAGTCCTGTTCTCCAGACTGAAAGCCATTTCCGGCGGGCTGACCGTGTTTTTGACGGTCAGCCTGCTGGCTGGCTGTGCGAGCACGCCAGAATGGCCGTCACCTAAAGACGACCAGCTCTCAAGGCCCGATCGGGTTACTCTGGACGATGTGCCTTTCTACCCGCAGGAGAAGTATCAGTGCGGGCCGGCGTCCCTGGCAATGATGCTCAATAGCCAGGGACTTCACACCGACCCCGACATCCTTAAAGAACTCGTCTACATCCCCGGTCGCGAAGGGTCCCTTCAGGTCGAGATGGTGGCCGCCGCGCGGGCGCACGGCATGCTGGTTTACCCGCTGGATGGAGAGCTCGAGAGCCTGCTGGTCGAAATCGACTCGGGCAACCCGGTGCTGGTGATGCAGAATCTGAGATTCGACTGGTGGCCCCAATGGCACTTTGCAGTTGTCATGGGCTACGACTCGGAGGAGCGAGACCTGATCCTCCATACCGATACCCGCAAGCGGGAGGCCATAGATCTGGAGGTTTTCAGCAACACCTGGGGGCGGGCGGACAACTGGGCCGTGACCATTCTGCCGCCGGACCGGGTGCCTGCGACCGCAAAACCACTTCGTTTTCTGCAATCCGCCCATGACCTTGAAACAACCGGGCGAACCACCGCCGCTGGCATCGCCTATGAGACGGCCGAAATCACCTGGCCAGACCAACCGACGGCCACCATGGCCAGAGGCAACCTGGCCTGGAAACTGGGCCGCCGGGATGAGGCAAGGGGCCATTTCCTGCGCGCGGCAACACGTTTTCCGGAGTTCGCCGAGGGCTGGAACAACCTTGCTTTCGCATTGCAGGAAAGCGGCTGTTCGGGGACAGCAAAGCAGGCTGCGCGGTGTGCTGCGTCTCTGGCACCGGATCGTTTTGGTCAGTCGGAATTGCTGAGCCATGACGATGCCAAATCCGCAGAACACTGTCCTGCACTACCGGAGTGCTCGCAAAAAAGGCCCTAG
- a CDS encoding FHA domain-containing protein → MASLSQLVDNVVVTTFELGQPETRIGRRPDNDIQIDEISVSGQHALIEAVPNAYLEGTVDYYITDSNSTNGTFVNELRVADRQRLNSNDMVRIGWNEFRFIDEEEQALEKTAYILD, encoded by the coding sequence ATGGCTTCGCTTTCGCAACTGGTGGATAACGTGGTTGTTACCACCTTTGAACTCGGGCAACCGGAAACCCGCATCGGTCGGCGTCCGGATAACGATATCCAGATCGATGAGATTTCCGTGAGCGGTCAGCACGCCCTGATAGAAGCGGTGCCCAACGCCTATCTTGAAGGAACGGTGGATTACTACATCACCGACAGCAACAGCACCAATGGCACCTTCGTGAACGAGCTACGGGTTGCTGACCGGCAGCGCCTCAACAGCAACGACATGGTGCGCATTGGCTGGAACGAGTTTCGCTTTATCGACGAAGAAGAGCAGGCGCTGGAAAAAACCGCTTACATCCTCGACTGA
- a CDS encoding protein phosphatase 2C domain-containing protein, which translates to MRYHVAGQSHRGAVRESNQDVVDWRINDAGDQALLVVADGMGGHQGGEVASRLAVDAVIESLEPAIAGGAFDGTDGAIREHLERAFSLANERIVNRRSGDPKLEKMGTTLVVAWVIEDQAHIAHVGDSRCYSLRSSQAVCLTRDDTVVQNMLEDGSITAADVPNVPFRNVLTRAVGTVEQAVPSYRRETLEKGDVLLLCSDGLTDSVPEYRWLEIQKESGGMERTVQALIDAGLANEAGDNLSVVLLTLEY; encoded by the coding sequence ATGCGCTATCACGTTGCTGGTCAAAGTCACCGGGGAGCCGTGCGGGAGTCGAACCAGGACGTTGTCGACTGGCGGATCAATGATGCCGGTGATCAGGCGTTACTGGTGGTTGCCGACGGCATGGGTGGGCATCAGGGTGGTGAGGTCGCCAGCCGTCTGGCAGTTGATGCCGTTATCGAATCCCTGGAACCGGCCATTGCTGGTGGCGCGTTCGACGGCACCGATGGTGCCATCCGGGAACATCTGGAGCGGGCCTTCTCGCTGGCCAATGAGCGGATAGTGAACCGCCGTTCCGGGGACCCGAAACTTGAAAAGATGGGCACCACACTGGTGGTGGCCTGGGTGATTGAGGATCAGGCGCACATTGCCCATGTTGGAGATTCCCGGTGTTACAGCCTGCGTAGCAGCCAGGCGGTGTGTCTGACGCGGGACGATACCGTGGTCCAGAATATGCTGGAAGACGGCAGCATTACCGCGGCGGATGTGCCCAATGTGCCGTTCAGGAATGTTCTGACCCGGGCAGTGGGAACAGTGGAGCAGGCGGTTCCGAGTTATCGGCGTGAAACCCTCGAAAAGGGGGATGTGCTCCTGCTGTGTTCCGATGGGTTAACCGATTCGGTCCCGGAATACCGGTGGCTTGAGATCCAAAAGGAAAGTGGCGGCATGGAGCGCACGGTTCAGGCACTGATTGATGCCGGCCTGGCAAACGAGGCTGGCGACAATCTGTCTGTGGTATTACTGACGTTGGAGTATTGA
- a CDS encoding YdbL family protein, producing MKRLMQMFALVLAFGISASVLAMGLDEAKQKLESVKQQGLVGETPTGYLEVVRAEGQASEVVEAINSARRDEYKRIAEKHNIPVTQVETVAGKKAIEKTPSGQYVQMGGKWVKK from the coding sequence ATGAAACGATTGATGCAGATGTTTGCGCTGGTTCTGGCGTTCGGTATCAGCGCCTCCGTTCTTGCCATGGGGCTGGACGAAGCCAAGCAGAAACTGGAATCGGTCAAGCAACAGGGGCTGGTTGGAGAAACGCCAACGGGTTATCTGGAGGTGGTGCGCGCCGAAGGGCAGGCCAGCGAAGTGGTGGAAGCCATCAATAGCGCCCGCCGGGATGAGTACAAGCGGATCGCTGAGAAACACAACATTCCCGTCACCCAGGTGGAGACGGTTGCAGGCAAGAAGGCGATCGAGAAGACTCCGTCCGGCCAGTACGTGCAAATGGGCGGCAAGTGGGTGAAAAAGTAG
- a CDS encoding phospholipase D family protein, with protein MTLKLLILLLLLTLAGIGLYHTQKPLPPGISYRGTAVPLEEPVLLTDVTRHYQDGREERDHEIFDEVFRLVGQANEFILVDMFLFNSTAPENVAHRPLAQQLTEALLARKAEKPELSITVISDPLNTMYGGTISPWFEALRNGGIPVVETALRPLRDSNPTWSAIWRLCCQWFGNNPRDGWLDNALGTRPVTLRSYLALLNFKANHRKVVVADEAGSLRAIVTSANPHDGSSRHSNLGLSFKGPAVIDLLKSERAVLAMSGANTQPIDEQISQVSEATAPPDEPAMPRVAVLTESAILDEALAMIRKASAGDQLDMAMFYLSHRDIVEALIDAAKRNVALRVLLDANNEAFGHQKSGIPNRQVAMELVRAGVPVRWCNTLGEQCHSKLLLLGKQNGATELLLGSANFTRRNLDDLNLEADVWVSVADQSQVATRARDFFDQQWQQGSGDDPVMSLPYEDWADESRLRYWRYRIMEATGLSTF; from the coding sequence ATGACACTGAAGTTACTGATTCTCCTGCTGTTGCTCACCCTGGCCGGCATCGGCCTGTACCACACTCAAAAGCCACTGCCACCGGGCATCAGCTACCGTGGAACCGCGGTGCCGTTGGAAGAACCCGTGCTGCTGACAGACGTCACCCGTCACTATCAGGACGGCCGGGAAGAGCGCGACCATGAAATCTTCGACGAGGTGTTCCGGCTTGTGGGACAGGCCAACGAGTTCATTCTCGTCGACATGTTTCTATTTAACAGCACCGCACCGGAGAATGTCGCCCACCGCCCTCTGGCACAACAACTGACCGAGGCACTGCTGGCCAGGAAAGCTGAGAAACCGGAGCTCTCCATTACGGTGATCTCCGATCCTCTGAACACCATGTACGGCGGCACTATCTCACCCTGGTTCGAGGCCCTGCGTAATGGTGGCATTCCAGTTGTGGAGACCGCGCTTCGTCCACTCAGAGACAGCAACCCGACCTGGTCTGCGATCTGGCGCCTGTGTTGCCAGTGGTTCGGAAACAACCCACGGGACGGCTGGCTGGACAACGCCCTGGGCACCAGGCCCGTTACCCTTCGAAGCTACCTCGCGCTGCTGAACTTCAAGGCCAACCATCGCAAGGTTGTAGTTGCGGATGAGGCCGGTTCCCTCAGAGCCATTGTTACCTCGGCCAACCCCCACGACGGCAGCAGCCGGCACAGCAACCTGGGGCTGAGTTTCAAGGGCCCGGCGGTGATTGATCTGCTGAAAAGCGAGCGTGCCGTGCTCGCCATGTCCGGCGCCAACACCCAACCGATCGATGAGCAAATCAGTCAGGTTTCCGAAGCGACTGCGCCACCCGATGAACCTGCAATGCCCCGGGTGGCAGTGCTGACCGAATCAGCCATCCTGGATGAGGCCCTGGCGATGATTCGAAAGGCCTCAGCAGGCGACCAACTGGATATGGCCATGTTCTATCTTTCCCACCGCGATATCGTCGAAGCCCTGATAGATGCGGCAAAACGGAACGTGGCGCTGCGGGTCTTGCTTGATGCCAACAACGAGGCCTTCGGCCACCAGAAGAGTGGCATTCCCAATCGACAGGTAGCCATGGAACTGGTTCGGGCAGGCGTTCCCGTCCGTTGGTGTAATACCCTGGGCGAGCAATGTCACAGTAAGCTTCTGTTGCTGGGCAAACAAAACGGCGCAACAGAGCTGTTGCTGGGATCGGCGAATTTTACCCGGCGCAATCTTGACGACCTGAATCTCGAAGCCGATGTCTGGGTGTCGGTGGCCGACCAGTCGCAGGTTGCCACCCGGGCCAGAGACTTTTTCGACCAACAATGGCAACAAGGGTCCGGGGACGATCCGGTAATGAGCCTGCCCTACGAGGACTGGGCCGATGAATCCAGGCTTCGCTACTGGCGCTACCGGATAATGGAGGCCACCGGCCTGTCGACCTTCTGA
- a CDS encoding carboxysome shell carbonic anhydrase domain-containg protein, with protein MTTPVHARPISERIDWLMELSRAHSASFCSPENHLARQRYLAEHNTQIIAMKCMDGRIHLPYVTQTPLGVIHPFRNLGGIFELGWPYLGDMLADTVQQAVSQGRRVLIIITYHYSKGLRERGCAGFDCDREAAMRHAFQIRSQVEKLFGNGHRTVYPLVCGFESDEDALVLHGSQERTLDLSTIPVSRLDDMASEIASLCPDMPEPVQRDLLPLVEGNIRHVNEIRQFDRELNIEHREWVICLGRGFDFLHAPNVALIIGPYSPDLSHPIRQAAGIIKSNMDSGRIPDDGFLLLCSAPYQEPGTQKARAELKSAFLADFGAEVIRQAFPELATRMVTRSAILHWPERKLEVRGS; from the coding sequence ATGACAACACCGGTACATGCACGCCCCATTTCAGAACGGATCGACTGGCTGATGGAACTGAGCCGGGCCCACTCGGCCAGCTTCTGCAGTCCGGAAAACCATCTGGCCAGGCAGCGTTACCTGGCGGAGCACAACACCCAGATCATTGCCATGAAGTGCATGGACGGTCGCATTCACCTGCCCTACGTGACCCAGACGCCCCTTGGGGTCATACACCCCTTCAGGAATCTCGGCGGCATCTTTGAGCTGGGCTGGCCCTATCTGGGCGACATGCTTGCGGACACGGTACAGCAGGCAGTCAGTCAGGGGCGCCGGGTGCTGATCATCATTACCTATCACTACTCAAAAGGTTTACGGGAACGGGGCTGCGCCGGCTTTGACTGCGACCGTGAGGCCGCCATGCGCCATGCGTTCCAGATCCGCAGCCAGGTGGAAAAACTGTTCGGGAACGGCCACCGCACGGTCTATCCCCTGGTATGTGGTTTCGAGAGTGACGAGGATGCGCTGGTTCTGCACGGTAGCCAGGAGCGAACGCTGGATCTGTCCACCATTCCTGTGTCGAGACTTGACGACATGGCCTCCGAAATCGCCTCCCTTTGTCCGGATATGCCGGAACCGGTGCAACGCGATCTGCTGCCCCTGGTTGAGGGCAATATCCGACACGTCAACGAGATCCGCCAGTTTGACCGGGAGCTGAACATCGAGCACCGGGAATGGGTAATCTGCCTCGGCCGGGGATTCGATTTCCTGCACGCGCCGAACGTGGCCCTGATCATTGGTCCCTACAGTCCGGATCTATCTCACCCCATCCGCCAGGCGGCAGGGATTATCAAAAGCAATATGGACAGCGGCCGGATTCCCGACGATGGTTTCCTGCTGCTTTGCTCTGCGCCCTATCAGGAGCCGGGCACGCAGAAAGCCCGGGCGGAACTGAAATCGGCATTCCTGGCAGACTTCGGGGCCGAGGTTATCCGCCAGGCTTTTCCTGAGCTGGCCACCAGGATGGTTACTCGCTCAGCGATCCTCCATTGGCCGGAGCGCAAGCTTGAAGTCCGGGGATCATGA
- a CDS encoding class I SAM-dependent methyltransferase, with translation MDASCRLSPEQERDIYQLHDNDPSDAGYRKFLSKLTEPLLERLPPGASGLDFGCGPGPALAQMLEAEGMDVSLYDPYFYSSTSVLDQTYDFITCTEVVEHLYAPAAVFRDLDRMLRPGGWLGVMTCFQTDDDRFDNWHYRRDPTHVVFYREFTFKLLANRFGWHLEIPRKDVALFRKPA, from the coding sequence ATGGATGCGTCCTGCCGGCTATCGCCCGAGCAGGAACGGGACATCTATCAGCTCCATGACAATGACCCGTCTGATGCGGGTTACCGGAAATTTCTCTCAAAACTGACGGAACCTCTTCTTGAGCGACTGCCACCGGGCGCCAGCGGCCTCGATTTCGGCTGTGGTCCAGGCCCGGCTCTGGCGCAGATGCTTGAGGCGGAAGGTATGGACGTCAGTCTCTACGATCCCTACTTTTATTCATCGACGTCCGTCCTTGATCAAACCTACGATTTCATCACCTGCACCGAGGTGGTCGAACATCTCTATGCGCCGGCTGCCGTATTCAGGGATCTGGACCGGATGCTCAGGCCTGGTGGCTGGCTGGGCGTGATGACCTGCTTCCAGACCGACGATGACCGGTTCGACAACTGGCACTATCGCCGCGACCCGACCCATGTGGTTTTCTACCGGGAATTCACCTTCAAGCTGCTGGCCAACCGGTTTGGTTGGCATCTGGAGATACCGAGAAAGGATGTGGCGCTGTTCCGGAAGCCAGCCTAG
- a CDS encoding YnbE family lipoprotein: MTAMLPMAMAACTPTVQMAAPKEPITVNLNVKIQHEIYVKVDKEVDDLFSEQGLF, encoded by the coding sequence ATGACAGCGATGCTGCCAATGGCCATGGCGGCCTGCACACCCACAGTGCAGATGGCGGCACCCAAAGAGCCGATTACGGTCAACCTGAACGTGAAAATCCAGCACGAAATCTACGTGAAAGTGGATAAGGAAGTGGATGACCTGTTCAGCGAACAGGGTCTGTTCTGA
- a CDS encoding PA2779 family protein, whose amino-acid sequence MSGIRKHLRYVSFFMAMMMALGSVWSATATAGMVGTGEMIGQQQVQLDRQELISMLDRQDVQAKLADLGVSQDQVKERIQNLTPAELADFERQLAEAPAGQDVVGIIVLFLLVFIITDMLCATNIFPFVNCIR is encoded by the coding sequence ATGTCAGGCATTCGCAAACACCTGAGGTACGTTTCCTTTTTCATGGCGATGATGATGGCGCTGGGCTCTGTCTGGTCGGCTACCGCTACTGCCGGCATGGTTGGAACCGGCGAGATGATCGGCCAACAACAGGTTCAACTGGATCGGCAAGAGCTTATCAGCATGCTCGACAGACAGGACGTTCAGGCCAAGCTGGCAGACCTCGGGGTCAGCCAGGACCAGGTCAAGGAACGCATCCAGAACCTCACGCCCGCGGAACTGGCGGATTTCGAGCGTCAGCTTGCCGAAGCACCTGCAGGGCAGGATGTTGTCGGCATTATTGTGCTGTTCCTGCTGGTGTTCATCATCACCGATATGCTCTGCGCCACGAACATCTTCCCGTTCGTGAACTGCATCCGCTAG
- a CDS encoding glutamine amidotransferase: MQKNAPAIRKARVVVLKTGTTYPDLRAEFGDFDEWFLRGLSEELEITVANAEAGELPGNPEDWDGIVVTGSPAMVSDRAEWSENAGRWLAKAVKSEVPVLGVCYGHQLLAHALGGEAGYHPNGRETGTHEIELLPEAASDVLFRDLPKTFPAQLTHRQSVLRLPEGAVLLGRNRFEPHQAFRIGPCAWGVQFHPEFTDAIMSAYLKVQAPDLIREGLDAEALIAGVKPAPDASSLLARFSRFVQDRIH; encoded by the coding sequence ATGCAGAAGAACGCTCCCGCAATCCGCAAAGCGCGAGTGGTGGTCCTGAAAACAGGAACCACCTACCCGGACCTTCGGGCAGAGTTTGGCGATTTTGACGAATGGTTCCTGCGGGGGCTTTCAGAGGAGCTGGAGATCACTGTAGCCAACGCCGAAGCCGGCGAACTGCCGGGCAACCCGGAGGACTGGGACGGCATTGTGGTGACAGGCTCGCCTGCCATGGTCAGCGACCGGGCCGAATGGAGCGAGAATGCGGGACGCTGGCTCGCAAAGGCTGTGAAAAGTGAAGTTCCGGTACTGGGTGTCTGCTACGGCCACCAGTTACTGGCCCACGCGCTGGGAGGTGAAGCGGGTTACCATCCGAATGGCCGGGAAACCGGCACCCACGAGATTGAACTTCTCCCAGAAGCCGCCTCCGATGTCCTGTTCCGCGACCTCCCAAAGACATTCCCGGCACAACTGACGCATCGGCAATCCGTACTGCGCCTGCCTGAAGGCGCGGTGCTGCTGGGGCGTAACCGGTTCGAGCCGCACCAGGCCTTCAGAATTGGCCCCTGCGCCTGGGGCGTGCAGTTCCATCCGGAGTTCACGGACGCCATTATGAGTGCCTACCTGAAAGTACAGGCGCCGGATCTGATCCGGGAGGGGCTGGATGCGGAGGCCCTGATCGCCGGCGTAAAGCCAGCGCCAGACGCGTCCTCGCTACTGGCCCGTTTTAGCCGGTTTGTTCAGGACCGGATCCATTAA